GCCTTTTATGCACTTCTTAGTTTTTCAAGTGTTACATTTTGCTTCCGATAGGTGTGGGCATAGGTCGGGAAAGTAGGACTGTATGAGGAATAGGGTGGGGATGATGAGGAAAATGGTGGTGAGGAGGTGTTTGTGAATGTTAATTATGTGTCGTTAGTGGAAAACGGGGCTGATGAAAGGGTGTTGGGTGATGGAGTTGTGCTTCTGGATGAAGGCAGGAAGAAAGGGAAAAATAGAAGATAAAGAAAACGAGTTACTTTAGTGACGAGAGCGACAAGGATGAACGATTTAGAGATAAGCCATAAACAGAGGTATAGTCTTCCCtgttaaaattatatttaaaaaatgcTCTAAATACAAGGTTATTAAGTATTGTTTTGAATTAAATGATAAGGAAGTTGGTTGTTTAAAAGATACAGAAGAAGCATGCTATATGCTTCAAAGTTAGGACATAGTTCATGGAGATGTAGAGGCCCTGTCTTACTCTGATTTAAATATCCAACTTAACCACATTTAATTTTGTATGCTATATCATTTCATACTTTTATTCTCTGAAAGCATTTTCAAAAATTGTTTCGAGTCGCAATGAGGCTATTATGTTTTTCTCATAGCTTATAAGAATACTCTATGTGCATCGGAAAATGTTTACTACTTTCTTCATAACAAGTAAGTTTAACTATGTAATTTTAACAACCCATGTTTACTACTTTCTTCATAACAAGTAAGTTTAACTGTGTTAATTTTAACAACCCATTAATGTTAATTAGAAATGGGAAGTCCAAACTAAAAAGTCTGTTtacttattttttatttgttatgAGCTCATAGGTAATGAATATTTTAGTGTCAAATATTTTAAGCATTCATTTTCATGTTACAGTACATTGTTATGTTCTGGTTATGCTCGAGCAACCGCATTGCTACTTTAATATAGGTTAACATTAAGTTTTCTTTAGTCAAATAGCCACAAAAATAATTTATTGTCATACCGAATATATTTTTACATAGGGTTTTGCTAAAAGTAGTAAGGCTGTGGATATTCGTCATCTGGTATTAATTGTTGTCTTCTGGTTGTGCAGCTTATTTATACAAATTACGGGTGGCATCACAATTTGATATATTCCGTCTTGCGTAAGATTTTGTTTCCTCttttataagtttttttttaatctagGCAGTGGGTTGATTTAGTCGTATGTCGTATGCCAAATGTATTCCTTTAAGATAACGtgaagattgatgaacttgatgaTTGTTGTTATATTGGTGTTTTTAGGGGAAGCTGCTGGCGAAGTGGTTAGAGAGTCGTGAAGTGGGAAAAAGACATTTCAGAACAGAGCAATTTGCTTCTATTTTGTGTGAAACTATGTTGTTTCTAATTCGTAAGTTGAGCAATTGGTAAGCCCCAGCCGCAACGCGGCAGGGGTTAATCCTAGTTTGAACCATAATATATCGAGTGTGTACAAATTGGTTCAGAGGAGGAATTATGGATTCAAATGGCTTTAAGCAGCTTTTCAATTCACATTGAAATCTATGGATTCAAATGGCTTCAAGCAGCCTTTCAATTCACATTGAAATCTTAAACCCCTAATAGTAAGGTTTTGCCCTAATCAAATTTCTAGCCTTGTGCTAGAAGCATGTCTGGTTTCGGTTCAACTCATAATACTTATAACCAACACAAGGACAATAACTACTAATAGTTATGGTTCTCTTTCTGAAATATAACAACCATATGATGGTAAACTACTTAATAGAAAATGAGTGGTCCTAAAGGGGATATCCTTATGTTTAATTTGTGACTCAAGAATCAAAAAGTTAGaagtttaaatcatttaaaataCAGAATATTATGGTGTATTTATCTAAAAGATTCAGAAATTATTGTGCAAAAAACAAGTTAATAAAATATGACTTCATAATTGATACATAAAATTTATAAATACCGAATAACACTATGTTGAAATTAATCTTGTCAATACTCAAAAGTTGGAGGATACTAAATGGTTTATTTTTATTCGTATTTTATTTTAGTTGGAAGATTTAAGATTTTTACTAGTTTTATTATACTTGGTTTTCTTATAAGAGTAGGTTACTTGTTCTCCAAGAGTGTTGTTTAGTATGCAAAAGGATTATATGTTTATGGTTTATATACCTTCAATTTTAATTAAATTGTTTTTTGTTGTTAAATCCATTGTTTGATTATATTGAAGTGTACCTGATTTCCAGCAATTGATATCAGAGTGGTTTATCAATTTGGGAGGTTTGTCAACGGCTATCGAATAGAAACACCGCGAAGTTAATTTCGTATAATATCATACTCTGGCCTTCAATAAGTTTTATGATTGTCCAAGTTTTTGGGCAAGGTATCACAATTGTATTGTAGTACTTAATACGATTTGCTTGGTACAACAATATTTAAAACAAATTGTCGAATCTTTTTAGTTAACCATCCTAAAGAAATTTTATGAACACACAATTGAATTCTCAGGTATATGATGCCGATTATGACACCAAATGTGACTATTGAACAAGTGGCTAACACATAACAAACTGTGATAAGAAATCGAAGAAACTTTCTTGGTTGCATCGTGAATTTTGGCAAAATAGAATGTTCTTCTATCTCTTTACGTTGAATTTGACTCAGTTTCTAACAAAATATGCTCATTGAAGGGGACATTGATGATTAAACAAAATATAGCTATATACATATCAAGATTCAAAAAAGTCGAACATGTTTCAAGTAGTTCAAAATGATGAAAAATGTTATATATATTTCCGAAAATATAAATCCTAATAAAAAATATACATTGACAAAACGTGTTTGAATAGAAAAATCATTTTAAAATATTAGAGTTTAAcataaaaatcattttaaaatATTAGAGTTTAACATGGTTAAAATTATAATAACTATAAGCTTTCAGGCGATGGTTCAAATTAAAACCAATTTTAacgtgaaaactcgaaaactaactaaaaaaacctaaaaaacacacaattttttttttcaaattttaattaaaaatcgttagtttttttatataaaaaactttttttcaaaaaaaaaaaatttatagtgcacatgtgtaataattcacatgtgtagtacacataaaaatgtgtactattacacatgtgcactacaaaaaaaattgaaattttttttatataccaaaaatagcgaaaattggtatgaaaaaatggtatgtttttttaggtttttttaattagttttcgagttttcgcgataactagtggtttttatttgaaccttcccctaagCTTTCATAAGTTGACTTGGCATAAtttttaaatgaaataaaaaactGATCATTTAATAAAACACAAAACAAACATCATACACGTTTAAAAAATTTCATAAGGAGCCATTTATGGTACAATAGAATTAGGTTTCTTTGTAAATTTTGGACTTTATTATATTCTTTTTATAAAACCTTTTTGAATATCATAAGAAGCCATTTatggtaaaataaaaaaaaaaacttttagaATATCATAAGGAGCCATTTATTTATGGTAAAATAGAATTAGGGTGCTTTGTAAATTTTGGACTTTATTATATTTCTTTAAAAAATCTCTTTGAATATAATAGAATTACTTGTTTAATAGAAAACAAGGGGGCTGATGCTATATTGGTTGTAGCAAAGGTGTTGATGTAAAGCGGACATAAAAGACCGAGTATTAAAGTAGAAGAACTTCTGGTCTTACTTGGTATTCAAGATCTAGAAGGAACTTGACAAGATTTGAGGGGTGATTGTTGGAACTAATCTTGTTAATACTAAAAAATTGGAGGATGATAAATgatttaattttatttatattttattttagtagGAAGATTTATGATTTATagtagttttattttatttgtttttgttataGGTGTAGGCTACTTGTTCTCCAAAGGGCTATTTAGTATAAGTAGACATTATATGTTTGTAGTGTATGTATCTTAATTTTTGTTTTTGCTATAAACCGGGTTCTTTTCGTTTTCGGATGCTTGGCTTGTTCGAATTTTATAATAAAAGCCATTTCTTATAACAAACTACATCTgagtgtcagtgtattatatcCATGATTTTGTAGTGCTAAAAGTCAAGATTCATCTTATGCTGCTAAGAAATATTGATCACTATATGTAATTTTGTAGTGCTAAAAGTCAAGATTCATCTTATGCTGCTAAGAAATATTGATCACTATATGTAATGGAACTAGACTGCAAATGTTGTCATTGGGTAATCGTGTTATAGAAGCGCTAATAAAAGCCTTTTCTTATAACAAACTATATTTAAGTGTTAGTCTATTATATCCATAGTTTTGTAATACTAAAAGTCAGGATTCGTGTTATGTTGCTAAAAAAATGTTGATCAGAAAAGTGGTATATGTAATGGAACTAGACTACAAGTGTTGTCATTGGGTAATCGTGTTACAGAAGCGCAAATCATATCTGGAAGTAAAGTTGGCCATCATATTTATATTCCAAGAATGAGTTTGACACCTTCAAACAAAAGAATTCCTTTCAAGTTACGAAGAAGACAATTTTCTCTTGATGTGTATTTTCCAATTAAAATTCTCTGTTAAATCATATTGCataagggtaatttagtctttttatCCATTTATTTAAAGAACattttaacaaataaaacaaaaataaatttaaataattaacatatatatatatataatatgtgtgtggATATATTAAATGTATAAATAAAACCACCTCTAATCAGTCTAGATCTCTTTTTTATCTCCCTCTCTCCAGCTATCACCACCAACCATCTCCGGCCACCACCCTCAACCACATCCAACGATCACCCTCTAACACTCTCAACCGCTTCTCTATCGATCATGCTTTATCTATCCCACGACTGTTACAACTATCTAGCCACCACCAACAAACTTCACTTCCAGCCACCACCCTCCCAACACTTTCAACAACAGCACCACCCACATATATATGTAGTATCGTTTTTGAATAACTAAAAAATGCTTAGATGTCGCTGGAAATAGCTAAGATCTCGAAACTTTAACATAAGATCTTAGAGACTCACTTCTGTTACTAGTTGGAAATAAATAGAAGCACTAGAACTCGTGGGAAATAGTCGAAAGCACTAGAACTCGTTGGTGATTCTAAACCATCAATCCGATGTTGTTAATCTTTTGTGAAGTCTTGCAAATTGATGCTACTCTTCTATCAAGTTCCAAACTTACTCTTGTTACTCTTCCGTCTTATGTCAAGTCCGGCAAAACCGGATGGTGATTTAATGAATAAACCCCAAATTTTAGCAAGAAATAGAAAACTCCAGAATGTGAGTCTTGCTAAAGATTTGGGGACTCAATTTTTCTCCTATATCAAAAGTAAACAATTAATGATGACTCAATTGAGTAGATTTGGGGATTTTTGGTTGTTTACTTAATTTGGGGGATTTTTTAATTGTTGAGTTGATTTGGGATTTTTGGTTGTTGAGTTGGGGATTTTGTTTATTGAtttggagaagatattggtggaAACGACAGGAGTGGTGATGGTGGTTATAAATGATGAAGGGTTGTGGCGGTGGCAGGTGATGTGGGTGGCGGTGGTGGGCTCAGGCgagatggtgatggtggtttgtTTCAGTCAAGATTCTAGTGGTGGTTTTCGTCAGAGATGGCTGGAagggcggtggtggtggtgatagaGAGCAGATAAGGAGAGATAGGGTTAGAGAGAGGGTGGAGGAGGTTATAGTCTGAAAAGGTGAAATGACAAAATAGCCCTCTAGTGCAAAgcacatgactagatttaacAGAGAATTTTAACTGGGTTAAGGTTAAAGGACAACGTGTAGTATTTTGAAACATTTGATACAaaagtataaagataaaggacaatatTTGTAGTTCACtcttaattttagataaagatggtAAAATTTCACACTGAACAACAAATATTGTATACAAAGAAGTTTTTTTGAGACTTGTGAGTTATAGGTATATACTTTACTTTTCAATCATATTAGTTTATTAACAGAAGTTTTATCTGTGCCAATTTTAAGTTGTATCTAATCTCATAATTTTGTTTGACATTTCCTAAGTATAATATTTCCTTTATTGTTCAACTCGTATAATATACAGGTTACTAACCTAATTTGATAATAAAAGCcatttttataacaaactatatcTTAGTGAGTGTATTATATCCATGATTTTGTAGTCAGATTTTTTTATTTCCCAATCATTTATAATGTATTTAATGTAATATATACTAGTTTTATTAAAGTCGTGCGTTGCGGCGAAACGGagtaaatgataatgtaaaacaaaagTTATTTTAGAATGAAGTTTGTTGTTTAGATAGCCAAATCATCATAATCGGTTCAATTCATTATCGTACcattttatgataccaaatataTACTCTAATTTGAATACAAATTCATTTTTGACAATATTTATACTTGAATGTCGAAAAATAACCAAGCAAAAATACGTatttaggtttttagaaaaagttaacgaatgtattttatttaagaaatatcaaattaaataataaaagacATATGATTTAATAATAGAAAAAGAATTATTATAAAGAAAATGtgatttagaaaaagaaaaaaatatatttgagaaaaaaacaattattaaaaatgAAAGGCCATGTAACTAAGAAAAAGAAACatgattttaaaataaaaaaaaatattaaaaaagttTATGAAAGTAAGgcattaaaaatagaaaatatgatcttaataaaggaaaaaaaattataaagaaaatgtgattaaaaaagaaaaaaatacatTTAAGAAAAAAAGCAATTATTAAAAAATGAAGGGCCATGTTACTATTCATGTCCTTCaccactaatatatatatatatatatatatatatatatataattaggtGTTGCCTCGTCCGCGTTGCTAGGCGATGGCCAAATAATTctcaattaattaaaaaaatagtaccatagttttgctacaaagaaaaagtaaaaagagtgttaAGCAGCTCATTGACACGATTTTTAGCTGGGGtcaaagtcatatttttatttttagttaggggaaaatcaattttttttcccgatggtaaaatcctaatttttagctaggggaaaaccatattttttaTTTGCACCGGGGGCAAAAAAACGTAAgtttgaattgagggtgatatcgtaattttgaaccgaggggaaaATCGTAAATCTTAGCTGGGGcaaaaagcataattttattttgaattgggggcaaagacgtaattttaaactggtgtaaaatcgtaattttgagtcgggagaaaaacaaatttttattttgaagtagggcgaaaacgtaattttaaagtggatataaaataataaactggtgttaaatcgtaattttgagccgggggaaaaacaaaattttattttgaactggggcgaaaacgtaattttggttGAGGGTAAAAGCGGAATTTTTTTACCAAGGGCGAAATCGTATTTTCGGTTTAGCTGGGTGTAAagtaatatttttattttgaactggggaaaaatcgtaattttgaaccaagggtaaaatcgtaattttgatgTAGGGGAAAactataattttatttttagctggGCGAAAAAAGTAAATTTAAACTGAGGGTGAAATCGTAATTTTGCAccgagggaaaaatcgtaattttgagctgggggcaaaagcataattttattttgaactgggggcgaagACGTAATTTTATactgggggcaaaaccgtaattttaaagcgggtaTAAAATAAAAAGTTGAGGGTAAAGTTGTAATTTATGAaccgatggcaaaatcgtaattttgagctaggagAAAAAGTTGCTGGCAAAaatgttattatattttttagttaGGAGAAAagtgtaattttaaactgggggcaaaactgtaattttaaagtggatataaaataataaaatggttTGTCCAATAGAAGATAGGCGGCCGCCCATTTCGACCAATGGCAGAGAAACACTATTCCCTACCATGGTAAATGTATATGTTGAAAATGAAAATGGTTAAACTACTTATATCAACATTTTTTGTCTCTTTTCacaaaaaaacaacataaaattACATATCATATTTGGTAATAGACTAATGACTTTTAAGGTCTCTTCATGATAGTTATAACAAACAAAAGTTATATTATATTCAGTTAATAAACTCATGATAGCTATAACAAACAAAAGTTATATCATATTCAGTTAATAAACAAATCATATGATAAATATTCTACAAATTGATTGAAATTGCAAAAAATATGATACATATATTATGAAGATTTTAGCGTAAACTAAAAATATATTCTTCTAAAAATAGTTTCTACCATATTTGTATATCTACATATTTATATAATACCCATAAAATTCTTAAATTTTGGAGAATGATTACAGATGCTTTAGAATATCCAACCTTCAAAAgtgaataattttttttaatgacaATACTTACTTACTCTTAATTTACACCAAATTTAATTCTAAACTACTCATTGCTTGAtattgaacccaagacctcccctTAAAAGATAAGAGTCTCTACCAAGTGGGCTTGCCCCGTATTGGCTTCAAAAGTGAATAAATGGATAAAGCATTACTTTACATACAAATGACAAGAAAATAAATGTAAAGATTTGTACTCGACATCTTAAGATACTATCATTAAAGAGACTTAATCAAACATGTAACAGAATCTATTCATGTGTATAACCCGTTGTGTTGCATGTTACTTGGATCTTAATATGAGGATGGGATTCAACATTCAAAAACTTAAAGTATACATTGGTTTATTTAATAGATAAAGAGGTTGCTTTAATAATATTATATACACTTGTTTAAGGTTTGCAGAATACGAGCCATAAATTGTGTTATAGAATCAAAAGACATGAATGGAATACACATGAAAAGGCAACAAAATACATTTTCAAAAGAGCAATTCAATGAAACAAGCGTTTTAATATATTATCATTTGCATTTCTTCACTTGAAGCAGTAGTCTCTATATTTTTGTCACCTAAAAGTATTTATTTCTTCACTTGAAGCAGTAGTCTCTATATTTTGTCACCTAAACGTATTTATTTGAAAGAGACAAAGGCGCCCAGCTGCTTTGTCTGGATTAAAAACTGTGCGAAAGATGAATACTTTGGGTTTGTATGGGGTTTTTTGCTAGTCCCCCACTAGCCTCTTTGATATAATTTCATCactgccgttcaaaaaaaaaaaaaaaaaacaactggAATTAATAGTGTAGTTTCGATATAAGTTTACAAAGTCTTATGTACCTTCATCTAGTTTCTTGCTAGATTTATTCAACCTCAAGacccaaaacattgtttttagtATACTTGGTTTTCTTATTTAAAAGAGTGTTATGGTGCACTTTATTGTCCATTTACCTATCAATCTATCATTAATTGAAATCGTATTCTAATACGAAAAGAATTCAAATCCATTAAGTTTATATAACACAACTATCTTTTATTCAAAAAGAAGGTATGTGTAGACCAAATACTTGTATTAAACGCAACGTATCCTTCTTGGATCAAAAGGGCAAATCTTGATATCTATTTATTTTCCATTCTTAGTGGTCATTATTCTCTTCACTTCTGTGGGGGTGGGGTTGTGTCAGTAAGTATTCAAGCTTTGGGTAATTTTTGGTACTTTGGATTGCGATTGCTAACTGTTCTagttactctctctctctctctctctctcacacacacacacacacttaagtTTTGTAATTAATACTCATCCCTTCTTACCTATCTCTCCTCCTATAAATAGATAACCCTAAACCCTTTCTAGATATGCATTTCTGAAGAGAACCCTTCATAGCTATGGGTCTTTAAAGTAAACCCTTCATAGATATGAGTCTATGAAGAAAGCCCTTCAGAGATATGGGTTCTTGAAGAAGACCATTGATCATAGCTATGGATTCTTGAAGAAAACCctcttttctttttctattttttgacatataaccttttctttttcaactTCTTTGTTCAACTGGATCATGTTTTAAGTTTCTTGTTCTATCATTAAACCTAATCACTATATGTAGCTTAACCTTCCACTTTTATTTTCTTGCTGGAGAAATGAAAGCAGATCTCAAGTGACAGTCAGTTCTTGCTGATGGAGCATCATCAAGATTCACAAAAGACTCTACTTTTAGGGTTTCATAAGcttttcttgttcttttacttaataaagaaagaaaaagaaagtggTTTATGGGCCCCTTGATGGTTTGAGAATCTTGATGATGCTGCAGCGGCAATTGCTGGCTAATTATGATCTTTAAAACTGGATTATGGTAAGTTGTGACCATGTAGATTTAAtcttaaaatataaaatatatccATCACCATTagtgtgtgcgtgtgtgtatATTTTTGCAGGCTGTTTATTCTGTTGCTTTTTGAGCCACATCTTGTTTATGGTGATATTAAATTTTCCTTACCTTTTTTCATTAAGTTTATTGTAATGACTTGTTTGAGGTCTCTGTGTGGGGAAATCTTTCAGGTGTTGCAGTCATATAAGAAAAAGCAAATCTCACCTGGTGAATTGATGAGTGTGTCTGTACTCTGAACATGAGTGGATTAGCAACTTGTACTGTACAACAGGATATCATGGGATGCTTTTGAAGAGATACCATTAGGTGTTGCAGGATATCATGATGGTCTACTTTGTGTTCTTGGATTTGCTATGTGAAGAGATCCCATTACTAGATTTTAATTGTCATTGTTTATATCTTTAACTAGCTACAACTAGTTTTTTTTTACtgttattaattatattattagggttagggttcttaaagaaaaatcacaaaaagtgTTGTATTAGATCTCTTATGCCTACTAAGTATGATGATCTATAATAAGCAATAAAAGGTCGGATTATTTGTCAATAAGACGATATCAAAGACTGCAATCAATAAACCCTAAACCAAAGCGTTTTTTACTCAAAACTCTTTTGAGATTACAGACAATACAACCGGAAATCAGAGATAATACAGTCAACAACTCTCAACTATAATGATCATTAATACATGACCACCACTAACACTCACAAGATCTCACACCTAAACACTGATTCAAGGTGGATCCGATCTAAAAtacagaaaccctaattgaagcttctagagagagaaacgaGAGAACAGTTGTGAAAAAAAAGATATCTCTGAATGAACTGATAGCCAAAGTCACTAGCTATATATATAAAGCCCAATTAGGGCAACACGTTTGTTATAACAAACTTGACTTCTTGACTTCGAGCAGCTACACACATTTATAAGCCCAAAAGACTTATTGACTTCCAGCAGCTACACGCATTCAACTTTAAGCCCAACATCTTTAAGCCCAAGTCTCCATATGCAATAACAGCCATTACGATCACATGCCCATTATAACAAACATATTAAAAACTAAAGACTTAAAAATAAGATTTAAAAATAAGTAATAACctgatattaaactaacttaTTATTTTAACACCCCTCTCAGTTTAATACCCAAACACATTATGTATGTGAATCATTGAACACAGATCATCTTGTTGACCAATTAACAAACCTTTTGTCATTAAATCTGCAAGTTGATCCTTTGAACCAACTTCAGCCGACTTTGTAACCCCTTTAGAGATAAATCTCTCAAAAAAAGTCAACTTCGAAGTGTTTAGTCCTGTCGTGAAACACATGATTTGCAGCAATTGATAGTGCGCCCGTATTATCACAAAACAACTTAATTGGTAAATTTGCAACAATACCCAACTCTTGCAACACATTTTTAACCAAATTACTTCACAAGTTGCGGCACACATAGATCGATATTCAACTTCTGCTGAAGATCGAGATACCGTAGCTTGCTTTTTACTCTTCCAAGACACCAACGAGTTGCCCAAAAAAATGCAAAAACCAGTTATCAACTTTCTAGTATGCAAACATTTTGCGAAATCTAAGTCGACATATGCAGTAAGGGTTGATACCGACCGCTTACTAAACAACCCCCCCCCCTTTCCAGGTGCAGGTTTCAAGTACCTTAACAATCGAAAAGCAATTTTTAAGTGAGCATTGGTAGGACTATGCATAAACTGACTCAAGAAATGCACTGTATATGATATATCATGTCTAGTGTGGGCAAGATAGATTAACTTGCCAACTAGTTTTTGATAACCAGTAATGTTATCAACTAAATCACTATTTTCTGTACACAAGGATGTTACTACATGATTCTGCCCTATAGGATTACTAACAGGTTTATAACCACTCATGCCATACTTTGTTGGTAACTCCAAGCAGTATTTTCGTTGGGACAAACACACACCAGTATTAGATCTAATGACTTCTATCCCAAGAAAATACTTCAAGTTTCCTAGGTCTTTAATTAAGAACTTAGATCTATGATGGTTTTTTTATAGCATCAATCTCTATAACAGAATTGCCAGTAATTActatgtcatcaacatatactaGTAAATATAAAGTAACATATTTGTCAATTTTGTAAAACAATGAATGGTCACATTTACTTTGACTAAATCCTAATTCACATAGCACAGCAACCAACTTTGTATTCCACAATCTCGGAGCCTGGTTTAATCCATACAACGATTTTTTTAATTTACTTACATGTTTTTCATCTTTAGAAAAATACCATCAGGTAAACACATATACACATCTTCATTCAGATTACCATATAAGAAAGCATtattaacatctaactgaaacaATTCCCAATCATTTTGAACAGCAATGGATATAATGCATCTAAGAGTTACAAGTTTCACAACAGGAGAAAAGGTTTCATCGAAGTCAACACCTTGTTTTATACTATAGGCTTTAGCAACAAGCCTGGCCTTAAACCTTTCTATCTTCCCAGTAGACTTATATTTAATTTTGTAAATCCACTTACAACCTACAACACTTCTACCAGCAGGCAAATCAACTAGATCCCAGGTATAATTCCTATGAAGAGCTTCCATCTCTTCATTCATGGCCGATACCCAATTAGGATCATTATAAGCCTCATTAAAAGTTTTAGGTTCACAACTTTTATCAAGTATAGCAGTAAAACACTTATACTCTGGTGACAGATTTGAGTAATTAACCATTTTTTCTTAACCATACTTCACTATGCCCTCAACAAGATAATCACTAAGGTTTCTAGTTAAGTAGAAC
This genomic stretch from Helianthus annuus cultivar XRQ/B chromosome 8, HanXRQr2.0-SUNRISE, whole genome shotgun sequence harbors:
- the LOC110869848 gene encoding uncharacterized mitochondrial protein AtMg00820-like; translated protein: MVNYSNLSPEYKCFTAILDKSCEPKTFNEAYNDPNWVSAMNEEMEALHRNYTWDLVDLPAGRSVVGCKWIYKIKYKSTGKIERFKARLVAKAYSIKQGVDFDETFSPVVKLVTLRCIISIAVQNDWELFQLDVNNAFLYGNLNEDVYMCLPDGIFLKMKNM